Below is a genomic region from Fusobacterium nucleatum.
TGGACTTAGTGGAGATGGATTATATCTATATAATAGAGGAATGGCATTAAGGATACTTGAAAGATATGAAGAAGCAGTAGAAGTGCTTTTACAATCAAGAAAAATATCTGTTCAAGAGGGAGATGTAACAGATGGAGAGGATTTAGACCTTGTTCGTTGTTATATAGCATTAAAAGACAGAGAAAATGCTAAAAAGTATTTAGAATTTGCTAAGGAAGATATAGAAAATATTCCAGAAGAACATGTAGATGAATTTGAAGATGCCTTAAAAGAATTAGAAGATTTAATAGCCAAAATTTAAAGGGTGATAATTTGAAAGAAGAAATACTACAAAAAATAGAAAGCTTGTATGACTTAGAAAAACATCAAGAAATAATTGATATGATTGAATCTCTGCCAGCAGAACAATTAAATACAGAATTAATAAGTGAATTAGGAAGAGCCTACAATAATACTCAACAATTTGAAAAAGGTTTAGAAATATTAAAAAGTATAGAATTTGAAGAAGCTAACAATTTTCGTTGGAATTGTAGAATAGCCTATTCATACTATTTTTTAGACGATTTCATTAATGCTGAGAAGTATTTGTTAAAAGCCAATGAATTAAATCCAGAGGATGAATTTACTTGTACTTTGTTAATAGAAACATATATATCTTTATCGAGAGTGGAAGATGAAAACGGAAATCATGAAAAGGCTATAGAATATGCACTTGAAGCTAAAAAATATGTTAGAGATGAATACGGAGCAACTAATGCAGATTCATTTTTAGCTTGGCTATACGATAGATATGGAAATTATACAGAGGCAGAAGTGCTTTTAAAAAATATGATAAATAGAAGTAAGAATGATGAGTGGTTATACTCTGAGTTAGGTTATTGTTTAGCAGAACAAGGCAAACAAGAAGAAGCTTTAGAAAGTTATTTTAAAGCCATAGAATTAAATAGAGATGATGCTTGGATTTTTACAAGAATAGGAATGTGCTATAAGAATATGGATAAAAAAGAAGAATCCATAGAATATTATTTGAAAGCTCTTGAACAAAAAGAAGATGATATCTTTATAATGTCTGATATAGCATGGTTATATGACACTTTGGAGGAATTTGAAAAAGCATTAAAATATTTAGAAAGACTCGATGAACTTGGAGAAAATGATGCTTGGACAAATACGGAGTATGGATATTGTTTAGCAAAACTTAAAAGATTTGATGAGGCAATTGAGAAAATTAATCGTGCCTTAGAAATAGAAGATGATGAAAAAGATACTGCATATCTTTATAGTCAACTTGGCTGGTGTAAAAAACATTTAGAAAAATATGATGAAGCTATAGAAGCATTTTCACAAGCTAAAAAATGGGGGAGAAATGATGCATGGATAAATATTGAGATAGGACATTGCTATAAGTCAAAAGATGAAAAAGAAAAAGCATTGGACTTCTATTTAAAGGCTGAAAAATTTGATAAAGACGATATCTCTCTTTTGTCAGATATAGCTTGGCATTATGATGCTTTAGATAAAAACGAAGAGGCTTTGAAATATATAAAAAGAGTAGTAAGACTTGGTAGAGATGATGCATGGATAAATGAAGAATACGGAGCTTGTTTATCAGGGCTTGGCAAATACAAAGAAGCTATAAAGAAATATGAATACGCTTTAAATTTAGATGAAGAAGGTAAAGATGAAAGATATATAAATAGTCAACTTGGTTGGTGTTATCGTCAATTAGAAGAATATGAAAAAGCTATAGAATTTCATAAAAGAGCAAAAGAATTAGGAAGAAACGATATTTGGATAAATATGGAAATAGGAATGTGTTATGCTAAATTGGAAAAATATGAAAAAGCTATTGAAAATTATTTAATTGCCTATGAAATGGATAGAGATGATATATTCACATTGACAGAACTTGGTTGGGTAAATAATGCAATGGAAAAATATGATGATGCTATAGAATTTCTATTAAAAGCTGAAAAACTTGGTAGAGATGACGAGTGGATTAATACAGAAATAGGGTTAAACCTAGGTAGAAGTGGAAAGACACAAGAAGGAATAGAAAGATTAGAAAAGTCTTTGACTATGGTTGAAGATGATGATATAGAACAAAAAATTTTTATAAATTCTGAAATAGGTTGGCTTTATGGAAGACTTGAAGAACCTAATGTAGAAGCAGCATTAAGATATTTGACTGTTGCAAAAGAATTAGGAAGAGATGATGAATGGCTAAATTCAGAGCTGGGCTTTGAGTTAGGATATAATCCAGATACAAAAGAAGAGGCATTAAAACATTTTGAAAGAGCTATTGAACTTGGAAGAAATGATGCTTGGGTTTGGGAAATGAGAGGAACACTTTTATTTAATTTAGGAAAATATGAAGAAGCATTAGCTTCATTTAGAAAAGCTTATAGTTTAAATGATGATGGTTGGTATTTATATTCTATTGGAAGATGTTTAAGAAGACTAGAAAGATATGAAGAGGCTATTGAAAATCTTTTAAATTCAAGACAAATATCATTAGATGAAGATGATGTAGTAGATGGAGAAGATTTGGAATTAGCTTTCTGTTATATTGGTATTGGAGATAAAGAAAAAGCTAAAGAATATTTAAAATCTGCTAAGGACTCAATAGAGAAGCAAGGAACTTTAAATGATTATATAAAAGAAGAAATAGAAGAAATAGAAAAAGGAATTCTTTCTTTAGCAAGACTTTCATAATTTAACTAGTTTTTCAATACTTTATTTTTATAGCCCCTAAAATATAAAAAATTGCTTGACAGAAAAAAAAAAAGGGGCTATAATAACAAGGTATCAAATATTAAGTCGGAATATAGCGCAGCCCGGTAGCGCACCTGCCTTGGGAGCAGGGGGCCGCAAGTTCAAATCTTGCTATTCCGACCATTAAAGTGCGGGAATAGCTCAGTTGGTAGAGCGTCAGCCTTCCAAGCTGAATGTCGCGAGTTCGAACCTCGTTTCCCGCTCCAGAATAATATGGTGACCGTAGTTCAGTTGGTAGAGCGCCAGTTTGTGGCACTGGTTGTCGCGAGTTCGAGCCTCGTCGGTCACCCCATTTGCGTCATTAGCTCAGTTGGTAGAGCACACGACTTTTAATCGTGTTGTCACAAGTTCAAATCTTGTATGACGCACCATCTTTTATTATGCGGGGATGGCGGAATTGGCAGACGCGCTAGACTTAGGATCTAGTGTCCCAGACGTGAGAGTTCAAGTCTCTCTCTCCGCACCATAAAACAATATAGCCAGTAGGCTTTTTTTAATCTTAATATATTGGGGTGTCGCCAAGCGGTAAGGCAACGGACTTTGACTCCGTTATGCGTTGGTTCGAATCCAGCCACCCCAGCCATATATAAAACTTAATGCTAGAGAGTAACTCTAGCTTTTTTATTCGAAATATAAAAATAACCAAATTCATATAATTGGAGTCAAATATATTATATAACAAAATATTGGACTATAAACTAATTATAGTAGAAGATAAATAAAAATCTATTAAAAAAATGTTGAAACAAGGAGGAAAATATGAACAAGTTTTCTATACATGGAACAGAAGAAGGAAATACAACATCAATTAAATT
It encodes:
- a CDS encoding tetratricopeptide repeat protein — protein: MKEEILQKIESLYDLEKHQEIIDMIESLPAEQLNTELISELGRAYNNTQQFEKGLEILKSIEFEEANNFRWNCRIAYSYYFLDDFINAEKYLLKANELNPEDEFTCTLLIETYISLSRVEDENGNHEKAIEYALEAKKYVRDEYGATNADSFLAWLYDRYGNYTEAEVLLKNMINRSKNDEWLYSELGYCLAEQGKQEEALESYFKAIELNRDDAWIFTRIGMCYKNMDKKEESIEYYLKALEQKEDDIFIMSDIAWLYDTLEEFEKALKYLERLDELGENDAWTNTEYGYCLAKLKRFDEAIEKINRALEIEDDEKDTAYLYSQLGWCKKHLEKYDEAIEAFSQAKKWGRNDAWINIEIGHCYKSKDEKEKALDFYLKAEKFDKDDISLLSDIAWHYDALDKNEEALKYIKRVVRLGRDDAWINEEYGACLSGLGKYKEAIKKYEYALNLDEEGKDERYINSQLGWCYRQLEEYEKAIEFHKRAKELGRNDIWINMEIGMCYAKLEKYEKAIENYLIAYEMDRDDIFTLTELGWVNNAMEKYDDAIEFLLKAEKLGRDDEWINTEIGLNLGRSGKTQEGIERLEKSLTMVEDDDIEQKIFINSEIGWLYGRLEEPNVEAALRYLTVAKELGRDDEWLNSELGFELGYNPDTKEEALKHFERAIELGRNDAWVWEMRGTLLFNLGKYEEALASFRKAYSLNDDGWYLYSIGRCLRRLERYEEAIENLLNSRQISLDEDDVVDGEDLELAFCYIGIGDKEKAKEYLKSAKDSIEKQGTLNDYIKEEIEEIEKGILSLARLS